A genomic segment from [Flavobacterium] thermophilum encodes:
- the tnrA gene encoding HTH-type transcriptional regulator tnrA, which translates to MTDHPQEDHYKYKKVISIGVVSELTGLSQRQIRYYEERKLVFPDRSKGIRKYSFADVEQLMKIANQREEGVSTWEIRQEMTKELRERMLKGQMNAHFRMRS; encoded by the coding sequence ATGACAGATCATCCTCAAGAGGATCATTACAAATACAAAAAAGTCATTTCGATCGGTGTCGTCAGCGAACTGACCGGGCTGTCGCAGCGGCAAATTCGTTATTACGAGGAACGGAAGCTTGTGTTCCCTGACCGTTCGAAAGGCATCCGCAAATATTCGTTCGCCGATGTGGAGCAGTTGATGAAAATTGCCAATCAGCGCGAGGAAGGGGTGTCGACGTGGGAAATCCGTCAGGAAATGACGAAAGAGCTGCGTGAGCGGATGTTGAAAGGGCAAATGAATGCGCATTTTCGGATGCGTTCCTAG
- the ohrB gene encoding General stress protein 17o yields MQPLYQTSVKAQGGRNGKVVSNDGVLSLDVKMPKELGGPGGATNPEQLFAAGYAACFDSALNLVIRQRKVKVEGTEVTAQVTLGKDEADGGFQLAVVLRVRVLGVDRKTAEELVHAAHQVCPYSKAVRGNIDVTLSIEE; encoded by the coding sequence ATGCAACCACTATATCAGACGTCAGTTAAAGCGCAAGGTGGGCGGAATGGGAAAGTTGTGTCTAACGATGGGGTGCTTTCGTTAGACGTCAAAATGCCGAAAGAACTTGGAGGGCCAGGGGGGGCCACGAATCCTGAACAGTTGTTTGCTGCTGGGTATGCCGCTTGTTTTGACAGCGCATTGAATTTAGTCATCCGCCAAAGAAAGGTGAAGGTGGAAGGAACGGAAGTGACGGCTCAAGTGACTCTTGGAAAAGATGAGGCAGATGGCGGCTTTCAGTTGGCCGTTGTTCTTCGGGTGCGCGTTTTGGGGGTCGATAGAAAGACGGCTGAAGAGCTTGTGCATGCAGCCCATCAAGTGTGCCCGTACTCCAAAGCTGTCCGCGGCAATATTGATGTAACTCTGTCTATTGAAGAATGA
- the ohrR gene encoding Organic hydroperoxide resistance transcriptional regulator has product MSNDHALRLDHQLCFAIYACSRELTKLYRPFLEEIGITYPQYLVLLVLWEQGETTMKELGKRLYLDSGTLTPMLKRMEENGLVQRLRSPEDERVVRIVLTEQGEKIKQKAQCIPEEIVKRVGLSNQEWSELLMLLRSLLVRLNDEQHSSWSN; this is encoded by the coding sequence GTGTCAAACGATCATGCGCTGCGTTTAGACCATCAGCTTTGTTTTGCCATTTATGCTTGTTCTCGTGAGTTGACGAAGTTATATCGTCCTTTTCTTGAAGAAATAGGGATTACATATCCGCAATATCTCGTTTTGCTCGTGTTGTGGGAGCAAGGGGAGACGACAATGAAAGAGCTTGGAAAACGATTGTATTTGGATTCCGGCACACTGACGCCAATGTTGAAAAGAATGGAGGAGAATGGCCTCGTTCAACGGTTGAGATCGCCAGAAGACGAACGGGTTGTGCGCATTGTTTTAACAGAACAGGGCGAGAAAATCAAACAAAAGGCACAATGCATACCAGAAGAAATTGTCAAACGAGTAGGGCTTTCCAATCAAGAGTGGAGCGAATTGTTGATGTTGCTGCGGTCGTTGCTTGTGCGGCTGAATGATGAACAACATTCTTCTTGGTCAAATTAA
- the narT_1 gene encoding Probable nitrate transporter narT translates to MARKSFWRVGHAPTLLSSFLYFDISFMIWNLLGALGVFVAEQFALTPAEKGMMVAIPVLGGALLRIPMGMLADRWGGKRAGLLGMAVTAVPLVWGWQFADRMSDVYALGFLLGVGGASFAVALPLASRWYPKEYQGLAMGIAGAGNSGTVLATLFGPRLAEMYGWNTVFGLALVPLVVVFLLFASLARECPTAVKPVSLREYRAVLQRKEAWLFCFFYSLSFGGFVGLTGYLGIFFFDEYGISKVTAGDFVTAVVFAGSFIRPIGGYIADRIGGMRLLSLLFAAGTLLLACIGTLPSLFVLFGLMVALFLCFGAANGALFQVVPTWFPKEVGLLTGIIGAAGGLGGFLLPNVLGVMKQWTGSSAYGFWMLAFVFAIAVMAARRLQGTTVTIEHFSQKAAE, encoded by the coding sequence ATGGCGAGAAAATCGTTTTGGCGCGTCGGGCATGCGCCGACGCTTTTATCGTCGTTTTTGTATTTTGATATCAGCTTTATGATTTGGAACTTGCTTGGTGCGCTCGGGGTGTTTGTCGCTGAACAGTTTGCGCTCACGCCGGCGGAAAAAGGGATGATGGTCGCCATTCCCGTGTTGGGCGGGGCGCTGCTTCGCATTCCGATGGGGATGCTCGCCGACCGCTGGGGCGGGAAGCGGGCTGGTCTGCTTGGCATGGCGGTGACAGCTGTGCCGCTTGTGTGGGGGTGGCAGTTCGCTGACCGGATGTCGGATGTGTATGCGCTCGGATTTTTATTAGGGGTGGGCGGAGCCAGCTTTGCCGTTGCGTTGCCGCTTGCGAGCCGCTGGTATCCGAAAGAATATCAAGGGCTGGCCATGGGGATCGCCGGGGCCGGCAACAGCGGGACGGTGCTGGCGACGCTGTTTGGTCCGCGCCTGGCGGAGATGTATGGTTGGAACACGGTGTTCGGGTTGGCGCTCGTACCGCTTGTTGTCGTCTTCCTTTTGTTCGCTTCGCTGGCGCGTGAATGTCCAACAGCGGTGAAACCCGTTTCGTTGCGTGAATACCGAGCCGTCCTCCAGCGAAAAGAAGCATGGCTGTTTTGTTTCTTCTACAGCTTGTCATTCGGCGGATTTGTGGGGCTGACGGGTTACTTGGGCATTTTCTTCTTTGATGAATACGGCATCAGCAAAGTCACGGCCGGCGATTTCGTCACCGCCGTCGTGTTTGCGGGCAGTTTCATCCGGCCGATTGGCGGCTATATCGCCGACCGGATCGGGGGAATGCGGCTTCTTTCCTTGTTGTTTGCCGCTGGGACTTTGTTGCTGGCTTGCATCGGTACATTGCCGTCTCTTTTCGTCCTGTTCGGATTGATGGTTGCTCTTTTCCTTTGTTTTGGCGCGGCGAACGGTGCGTTGTTCCAAGTTGTTCCGACGTGGTTTCCGAAAGAGGTTGGCTTGTTGACGGGCATCATTGGCGCCGCTGGCGGACTGGGAGGGTTTTTGCTGCCGAACGTGCTCGGGGTGATGAAGCAGTGGACCGGCTCTTCGGCGTATGGGTTTTGGATGCTTGCTTTCGTTTTCGCGATCGCGGTGATGGCTGCTCGTCGCCTTCAAGGGACGACGGTTACGATCGAACATTTCTCTCAAAAAGCAGCAGAATGA